One segment of Falco peregrinus isolate bFalPer1 chromosome 4, bFalPer1.pri, whole genome shotgun sequence DNA contains the following:
- the PCDH9 gene encoding protocadherin-9 isoform X2: MNLRDFYLLAALIACLRLDSAIAQELIYTIREELPENVPIGNIPKDLNISHINAATGTSASLVYRLVSKAGDAPLVKVSSNTGEIFTTSNRIDREKLCAGASYAEENECFFELEVVILPNDFFRLIKIKIIVKDTNDNAPMFPSPVINISIPENTLINSRFPIPSATDPDTGFNGVQHYELLNGQSVFGLDIVETPEGEKWPQLIVQQNLDREQKDTYVMKIKVEDGGTPQKSSTAILQVTVSDVNDNRPVFKESQVEVHIPENAPVGTSVIQLHATDADIGSNAEIRYIFGAQVAPATKRFFALNNTTGLITVQRSLDREETAIHKVTVLASDGSSTPARATVTINVTDVNDNPPNIDLRYIISPINGTVYLSEKDPINTKIALITVSDKDTDVNGKVICFIEREVPFHLKAVYDNQYLLETSSLLDYEGTKEFSFKIVASDSGKPSLNQTALVRVKLEDENDNPPIFSQPVIELSVSENNRHGLYLTTISATDEDSGKNADIVYQLGPNASFFDLDRKTGVLTASRVFDREEQERFIFTVTARDNGTPPLQSQAAVIVTVLDENDNSPKFTHNHFQFFVSENLPKYSTVGVITVTDADAGENKAVTLSILNDNENFVLDPYSGVIKSNVSFDREQQSSYTFDVKAVDGGQPPRSSTAKVTINVMDVNDNSPVVIYPPSNTSFKLVPLSAIPGSVVAEVFAVDIDTGMNAELKYTIVSGNNKGLFRIDPVTGNITLEEKPTPNDVGLHRLVVNISDLGYPKSLHTLVLVFLYVNDTAGNASYIYDLIRRTMETPLDRNIGDSSQPYQNEDYLTIMIAIVAGAMVVIVVIFVTVLVRCRHASRFKAAQRSKQGAEWMSPNQENKQNKKKKRKKRKSPKSSLLNFVTIEESKPDDAVHEPINGTISLPAELEEQSIGRFDWGTAPPTTFKPNSPDLAKHYKSASPQSAFHLKPDTPVSVKKHHVIQELPLDNTFVGGCDTLSKRSSTSSDHFSASECSSQGGFKTKGPLHTRQCSQSSP; the protein is encoded by the coding sequence ATGAACCTAAGGGATTTTTACCTGTTGGCCGCTTTGATTGCCTGTTTAAGGCTGGATTCTGCTATAGCTCAAGAACTTATTTACACTATTAGAGAGGAGCTGCCTGAAAACGTACCCATAGGGAACATACCAAAGGACCTGAACATTTCTCATATCAATGCTGCCACGGGGACCAGTGCCAGCCTTGTCTACAGACTGGTGTCTAAAGCAGGGGATGCCCCTCTGGTCAAAGTCTCCAGTAACACCGGGGAAATCTTTACGACATCTAACAGAATAGACAGAGAAAAACTCTGTGCTGGAGCTTCCTATGCAGAAGAAAACGAGTGTTTCTTTGAACTTGAAGTGGTGATTCTCCCCAATGACTTTTTTAGGctgatcaaaataaaaatcattgtAAAGGATACTAATGACAATGCACCTATGTTTCCATCCCCTGTCATCAATATCTCCATCCCAGAAAACACTCTGATCAACAGTCGCTTTCCAATCCCATCAGCAACAGATCCTGACACAGGTTTCAACGGCGTTCAGCACTACGAGTTGCTAAACGGGCAGAGTGTCTTTGGACTGGATATTGTAGAAACTCCAGAAGGAGAGAAATGGCCTCAGCTGATAGTGCAGCAGAACTTGGACAGAGAGCAAAAGGACACCTACGTGATGAAAATTAAAGTGGAGGATGGAGGTACCCCCCAGAAATCCAGCACAGCCATCCTGCAAGTCACAGTAAGTGATGTCAATGATAACAGGCCAGTATTTAAAGAGAGTCAAGTAGAGGTTCATATACCAGAGAATGCCCCCGTAGGCACTTCTGTAATTCAGCTTCATGCTACGGATGCAGATATAGGAAGCAATGCAGAAATCAGATATATTTTTGGTGCCCAGGTCGCCCCTGCAACCAaaagattttttgctttaaacaaCACCACAGGGCTGATTACAGTTCAGAGGTCCTTAGATCGAGAAGAGACTGCTATTCACAAAGTGACAGTGCTGGCTAGTGATGGTAGCTCTACACCAGCCCGGGCAACTGTTACCATCAATGTCACTGATGTAAACGATAACCCTCCTAACATAGACCTCAGGTACATAATAAGTCCCATCAATGGCACAGTGTACTTATCTGAGAAAGATCCCATCAATACAAAGATTGCCCTAATTACAGTTTCAGATAAGGACACTGATGTGAACGGCAAAGTGATCTGTTTCATTGAGAGAGAGGTCCCCTTCCACTTGAAGGCGGTTTACGACAACCAGTATTTGTTAGAGACCTCTTCCTTGTTGGACTATGAGGGCACCAAAGAATTCAGCTTTAAAATTGTTGCTTCTGATTCTGGCAAGCCCAGTTTGAACCAGACTGCCCTGGTAAGAGTTAAACTGGAGGATGAAAATGACAACCCTCCGATTTTCAGCCAGCCTGTAATTGAGCTGtcagtttctgaaaacaacCGACATGGTCTATACTTAACAACTATTAGTGCCACAGATGAAGACAGTGGGAAAAATGCAGACATTGTTTATCAGCTTGGCCCTAATGCCTCCTTTTTCGATCTGGATCGAAAGACAGGAGTTTTGACAGCCTCCAGAGTTTTTGACAGAGAAGAGCAGGAACGTTTCATTTTCACTGTTACAGCCCGAGACAATGGCACCCCTCCTTTGCAGAGTCAAGCAGCTGTAATTGTTACTGTGTTGGATGAAAATGACAACAGTCCCAAATTTACTCATAATCACTTCCAGTTTTTCGTATCGGAGAACTTACCAAAGTATAGCACGGTGGGGGTGATCACAGTGACCGATGCGGATGCTGGGGAAAATAAAGCAGTGACCCTTTCCATCCTGAATGACAATGAAAACTTTGTGCTGGATCCGTACTCTGGAGTTATAAAGTCCAATGTTTCTTTTGATCGAGAACAGCAGAGCTCCTACACCTTTGATGTTAAGGCAGTGGATGGAGGGCAACCTCCTCGCTCTTCAACAGCGAAAGTAACCATAAACGTCATGGATGTTAATGATAACAGCCCTGTTGTCATCTACCCACCTTCTAATACTTCTTTTAAGCTAGTGCCACTCTCAGCAATTCCAGGATCGGTGGTAGCCGAAGTCTTTGCTGTCGATATAGACACTGGCATGAATGCCGAGCTGAAGTACACGATTGTAAGCGGAAATAACAAGGGTTTGTTTCGGATTGATCCGGTGACAGGTAATATTACTCTGGAAGAAAAACCAACTCCTAATGATGTGGGGCTGCATCGCTTAGTTGTCAACATAAGTGATTTGGGTTATCCTAAATCCCTGCATACTCTTGTGCttgtatttttgtatgtaaaCGATACTGCTGGAAATGCCTCTTATATTTATGACTTGATACGCAGGACTATGGAAACACCTTTGGACCGGAACATAGGGGACAGTAGCCAACCCTACCAAAATGAGGACTATCTCACGATCATGATCGCTATTGTGGCAGGTGCCATGGTTGTCATAGTGGTGATATTTGTCACGGTTCTCGTTCGCTGTCGACATGCGTCCAGATTCAAAGCCGCCCAGAGGAGCAAGCAAGGTGCTGAGTGGATGTCTCCCAATCAGGAgaacaagcaaaacaagaaaaagaaaaggaagaaaaggaaatctcCGAAGAGCTCTCTTTTGAACTTTGTGACCATTGAGGAGTCCAAACCTGATGATGCAGTTCATGAACCTATCAACGGGACAATAAGCCTTCCAGCGGAGCTGGAGGAGCAAAGTATAGGAAGATTTGACTGGGGCACAGCACCACCAACAACCTTTAAGCCTAACAGTCCTGATCTTGCCAAGCATTACAAATCTGCCTCTCCGCAGTCTGCTTTTCATCTCAAACCTGACACTCcagtttcagtgaaaaagcacCATGTGATTCAGGAACTCCCGTTGGACAACACCTTTGTTGGTGGTTGTGACACCCTTTCCAAACGCTCTTCCACTAGTTCAGATCACTTCAGTGCCTCAGAGTGCAGTTCCCAAGGAGGCTTCAAGACAAAGGGCCCCTTACACACCAGACAG
- the PCDH9 gene encoding protocadherin-9 isoform X1 has translation MNLRDFYLLAALIACLRLDSAIAQELIYTIREELPENVPIGNIPKDLNISHINAATGTSASLVYRLVSKAGDAPLVKVSSNTGEIFTTSNRIDREKLCAGASYAEENECFFELEVVILPNDFFRLIKIKIIVKDTNDNAPMFPSPVINISIPENTLINSRFPIPSATDPDTGFNGVQHYELLNGQSVFGLDIVETPEGEKWPQLIVQQNLDREQKDTYVMKIKVEDGGTPQKSSTAILQVTVSDVNDNRPVFKESQVEVHIPENAPVGTSVIQLHATDADIGSNAEIRYIFGAQVAPATKRFFALNNTTGLITVQRSLDREETAIHKVTVLASDGSSTPARATVTINVTDVNDNPPNIDLRYIISPINGTVYLSEKDPINTKIALITVSDKDTDVNGKVICFIEREVPFHLKAVYDNQYLLETSSLLDYEGTKEFSFKIVASDSGKPSLNQTALVRVKLEDENDNPPIFSQPVIELSVSENNRHGLYLTTISATDEDSGKNADIVYQLGPNASFFDLDRKTGVLTASRVFDREEQERFIFTVTARDNGTPPLQSQAAVIVTVLDENDNSPKFTHNHFQFFVSENLPKYSTVGVITVTDADAGENKAVTLSILNDNENFVLDPYSGVIKSNVSFDREQQSSYTFDVKAVDGGQPPRSSTAKVTINVMDVNDNSPVVIYPPSNTSFKLVPLSAIPGSVVAEVFAVDIDTGMNAELKYTIVSGNNKGLFRIDPVTGNITLEEKPTPNDVGLHRLVVNISDLGYPKSLHTLVLVFLYVNDTAGNASYIYDLIRRTMETPLDRNIGDSSQPYQNEDYLTIMIAIVAGAMVVIVVIFVTVLVRCRHASRFKAAQRSKQGAEWMSPNQENKQNKKKKRKKRKSPKSSLLNFVTIEESKPDDAVHEPINGTISLPAELEEQSIGRFDWGTAPPTTFKPNSPDLAKHYKSASPQSAFHLKPDTPVSVKKHHVIQELPLDNTFVGGCDTLSKRSSTSSDHFSASECSSQGGFKTKGPLHTRQVNEHFYWSISTAYKCPINQY, from the coding sequence ATGAACCTAAGGGATTTTTACCTGTTGGCCGCTTTGATTGCCTGTTTAAGGCTGGATTCTGCTATAGCTCAAGAACTTATTTACACTATTAGAGAGGAGCTGCCTGAAAACGTACCCATAGGGAACATACCAAAGGACCTGAACATTTCTCATATCAATGCTGCCACGGGGACCAGTGCCAGCCTTGTCTACAGACTGGTGTCTAAAGCAGGGGATGCCCCTCTGGTCAAAGTCTCCAGTAACACCGGGGAAATCTTTACGACATCTAACAGAATAGACAGAGAAAAACTCTGTGCTGGAGCTTCCTATGCAGAAGAAAACGAGTGTTTCTTTGAACTTGAAGTGGTGATTCTCCCCAATGACTTTTTTAGGctgatcaaaataaaaatcattgtAAAGGATACTAATGACAATGCACCTATGTTTCCATCCCCTGTCATCAATATCTCCATCCCAGAAAACACTCTGATCAACAGTCGCTTTCCAATCCCATCAGCAACAGATCCTGACACAGGTTTCAACGGCGTTCAGCACTACGAGTTGCTAAACGGGCAGAGTGTCTTTGGACTGGATATTGTAGAAACTCCAGAAGGAGAGAAATGGCCTCAGCTGATAGTGCAGCAGAACTTGGACAGAGAGCAAAAGGACACCTACGTGATGAAAATTAAAGTGGAGGATGGAGGTACCCCCCAGAAATCCAGCACAGCCATCCTGCAAGTCACAGTAAGTGATGTCAATGATAACAGGCCAGTATTTAAAGAGAGTCAAGTAGAGGTTCATATACCAGAGAATGCCCCCGTAGGCACTTCTGTAATTCAGCTTCATGCTACGGATGCAGATATAGGAAGCAATGCAGAAATCAGATATATTTTTGGTGCCCAGGTCGCCCCTGCAACCAaaagattttttgctttaaacaaCACCACAGGGCTGATTACAGTTCAGAGGTCCTTAGATCGAGAAGAGACTGCTATTCACAAAGTGACAGTGCTGGCTAGTGATGGTAGCTCTACACCAGCCCGGGCAACTGTTACCATCAATGTCACTGATGTAAACGATAACCCTCCTAACATAGACCTCAGGTACATAATAAGTCCCATCAATGGCACAGTGTACTTATCTGAGAAAGATCCCATCAATACAAAGATTGCCCTAATTACAGTTTCAGATAAGGACACTGATGTGAACGGCAAAGTGATCTGTTTCATTGAGAGAGAGGTCCCCTTCCACTTGAAGGCGGTTTACGACAACCAGTATTTGTTAGAGACCTCTTCCTTGTTGGACTATGAGGGCACCAAAGAATTCAGCTTTAAAATTGTTGCTTCTGATTCTGGCAAGCCCAGTTTGAACCAGACTGCCCTGGTAAGAGTTAAACTGGAGGATGAAAATGACAACCCTCCGATTTTCAGCCAGCCTGTAATTGAGCTGtcagtttctgaaaacaacCGACATGGTCTATACTTAACAACTATTAGTGCCACAGATGAAGACAGTGGGAAAAATGCAGACATTGTTTATCAGCTTGGCCCTAATGCCTCCTTTTTCGATCTGGATCGAAAGACAGGAGTTTTGACAGCCTCCAGAGTTTTTGACAGAGAAGAGCAGGAACGTTTCATTTTCACTGTTACAGCCCGAGACAATGGCACCCCTCCTTTGCAGAGTCAAGCAGCTGTAATTGTTACTGTGTTGGATGAAAATGACAACAGTCCCAAATTTACTCATAATCACTTCCAGTTTTTCGTATCGGAGAACTTACCAAAGTATAGCACGGTGGGGGTGATCACAGTGACCGATGCGGATGCTGGGGAAAATAAAGCAGTGACCCTTTCCATCCTGAATGACAATGAAAACTTTGTGCTGGATCCGTACTCTGGAGTTATAAAGTCCAATGTTTCTTTTGATCGAGAACAGCAGAGCTCCTACACCTTTGATGTTAAGGCAGTGGATGGAGGGCAACCTCCTCGCTCTTCAACAGCGAAAGTAACCATAAACGTCATGGATGTTAATGATAACAGCCCTGTTGTCATCTACCCACCTTCTAATACTTCTTTTAAGCTAGTGCCACTCTCAGCAATTCCAGGATCGGTGGTAGCCGAAGTCTTTGCTGTCGATATAGACACTGGCATGAATGCCGAGCTGAAGTACACGATTGTAAGCGGAAATAACAAGGGTTTGTTTCGGATTGATCCGGTGACAGGTAATATTACTCTGGAAGAAAAACCAACTCCTAATGATGTGGGGCTGCATCGCTTAGTTGTCAACATAAGTGATTTGGGTTATCCTAAATCCCTGCATACTCTTGTGCttgtatttttgtatgtaaaCGATACTGCTGGAAATGCCTCTTATATTTATGACTTGATACGCAGGACTATGGAAACACCTTTGGACCGGAACATAGGGGACAGTAGCCAACCCTACCAAAATGAGGACTATCTCACGATCATGATCGCTATTGTGGCAGGTGCCATGGTTGTCATAGTGGTGATATTTGTCACGGTTCTCGTTCGCTGTCGACATGCGTCCAGATTCAAAGCCGCCCAGAGGAGCAAGCAAGGTGCTGAGTGGATGTCTCCCAATCAGGAgaacaagcaaaacaagaaaaagaaaaggaagaaaaggaaatctcCGAAGAGCTCTCTTTTGAACTTTGTGACCATTGAGGAGTCCAAACCTGATGATGCAGTTCATGAACCTATCAACGGGACAATAAGCCTTCCAGCGGAGCTGGAGGAGCAAAGTATAGGAAGATTTGACTGGGGCACAGCACCACCAACAACCTTTAAGCCTAACAGTCCTGATCTTGCCAAGCATTACAAATCTGCCTCTCCGCAGTCTGCTTTTCATCTCAAACCTGACACTCcagtttcagtgaaaaagcacCATGTGATTCAGGAACTCCCGTTGGACAACACCTTTGTTGGTGGTTGTGACACCCTTTCCAAACGCTCTTCCACTAGTTCAGATCACTTCAGTGCCTCAGAGTGCAGTTCCCAAGGAGGCTTCAAGACAAAGGGCCCCTTACACACCAGACAGGTAAACGAGCACTTTTACTGGTCTATAAGTACTGCATACAAGTGCCCGATCAACCAGTATTAA